In Nicotiana tabacum cultivar K326 chromosome 17, ASM71507v2, whole genome shotgun sequence, one DNA window encodes the following:
- the LOC107789179 gene encoding putative F-box protein At3g10430 — protein MAATRDNDGRAFPEDLAMEILLRLPVESLLRFKCVCKNWYEIIKSRSFIREHMNWSGKNKPPEILIYDHSAPDDSPPITLISISDAAVVHENPDYLQRFRGMTYFLGSVDGLFLLERVIDGSIFNISLAMWNPATREVRPLPSPEFKLQPSFRQRGCNFGFGLDPTTDDYKVVWFRSFWDNIRNRRVPQAYAAVYSCSRDSWRILQPENHDIFIYKYCIEALGTAYLNGAYYWLLKGERCKCSILSFDFGKEVFVEIGGPDAPRPIIGG, from the coding sequence ATGGCCGCCACCAGAGATAATGATGGTCGGGCTTTCCCTGAAGATTTGGCAATGGAGATTCTACTCAGGTTGCCGGTGGAGTCCTTGTTGAGATTCAAGTGCGTCTGCAAGAACTGGTACGAGATTATCAAGAGCCGTAGCTTTATCAGAGAACACATGAATTGGAGCGGCAAGAACAAGCCCCCCGAAATCCTGATTTATGATCATAGTGCCCCAGATGATTCCCCTCCCATCACTTTGATTTCGATTTCAGATGCTGCAGTTGTACATGAAAATCCGGATTATCTCCAGAGGTTCAGAGGTATGACATACTTTTTAGGTTCTGTGGATGGCTTGTTTTTATTGGAGAGAGTAATTGATGGCAGCATATTCAACATCTCCTTGGCTATGTGGAATCCTGCCACCCGGGAGGTGAGGCCCCTTCCTTCACCCGAGTTCAAGCTTCAACCATCTTTCAGACAAAGAGGCTGTAATTTTGGGTTCGGATTAGACCCAACAACAGATGACTATAAGGTGGTTTGGTTTCGGTCTTTCTGGGATAACATCAGAAATCGTAGGGTCCCTCAAGCATATGCAGCCGTCTATTCCTGTTCGAGGGACTCATGGAGAATACTTCAACCTGAAAATCATGATATCTTCATATATAAATACTGTATAGAAGCCCTTGGTACTGCTTACCTGAATGGAGCTTATTACTGGCTGCTAAAAGGGGAAAGATGCAAGTGTAGCATTCTTTCCTTTGACTTTGGCAAAGAGGTGTTTGTAGAGATTGGAGGGCCAGATGCTCCGCGTCCAATCATTGGAGGCTGA
- the LOC142172056 gene encoding uncharacterized protein LOC142172056, with amino-acid sequence MAIREETSTGTSRGTTIDHHHPLYLHPCDTPGSSLISIKLTGTENYALWSRSMKRGLIEKSKLGFVDGRCTKDKFHRSLHELWEKCNGIVLSWIMNVVSKGLLSGIVYKLSAHKVWTYLKGKYDKVDGSCIFFLHKEIATLSHGISSVSSYFSKLTDLWEEYDALMPCPGCDCLESKNYFEHFEYQRLLQFLMGLNESYAQPRSQILMMSPVPTVNKAYSMIASEES; translated from the coding sequence ATGGCAATTAGAGAGGAAACCTCGACTGGAACCAGCAGAGGAACAACCATAGATCACCATCATCCTTTGTATCTACACCCATGTGATACTCCAGGTAGCTCCTTGATTTCGATTAAACTAACTGGAACTGAAAATTATGCACTATGGAGTAGATCGATGAAAAGAGGTCTAATTGAAAAGAGTAAGTTAGGTTTTGTTGATGGTCGTTGTACCAAGGATAAATTTCACCGATCTCTGCATGAGCTTTGGGAGAAATGTAACGGTATAGTATTATCATGGATAATGAATGTTGTGAGCAAAGGATTGCTCAGTGGAATTGTGTATAAGTTGAGTGCACATAAGGTGTGGACTTATTTGAAGGGTAAGTATGATAAGGTTGATGGatcttgtattttctttttgcaCAAGGAGATAGCCACTTTGTCACATGGAATTTCTTCTGTTTCTTCATACTTCTCAAAGTTGACAGACCTTTGGGAGGAATATGATGCATTAATGCCATGTCCTGGTTGCGATTGCCTAGAATCTAAGAACTATTTTGAGCATTTTGAATATCAAAGGTTGTTGCAATTCTTAATGGGACTTAATGAGTCTTATGCACAACCTAGAAGCCAAATTCTGATGATGAGCCCAGTGCCTACTGTTAATAAGGCCTACTCGATGATAGCTTCTGAAGAGAGTTAA